A window of the Miscanthus floridulus cultivar M001 chromosome 14, ASM1932011v1, whole genome shotgun sequence genome harbors these coding sequences:
- the LOC136505348 gene encoding uncharacterized protein yields MADERGDGHYPVPLWEREFCRHVGDISWERFCGNKQYVGPFHKHEPWDDSEALDCFQNAKARFWANYHGKPCDIPLLDDPDLYIDKVDHQCKLDPELVAELDSVGLPFEDDNSAPATGWANAGADNKCTQNGSGNWDVFIEKPAEVNKWDYEANLAPNTTWGGQANVVTPEAVWGGQSSNKWGNNSNTSWGAPLEKPSWRDCSKNHYTPNNWNSNFHGGPSNNRYQQPEDPSYTSGSGRKRNGSGGGGGGGYFKQRNQAEGQQQRSGGWQQDQRGRNRQWRPVHNRAP; encoded by the exons ATGGCGGATGAACGAG GAGACGGTCACTACCCAGTCCCATTATGGGAAAGGGAATTCTGCCGCCACGTTGGCGACATTAGTTGGGAGAGGTTCTGTGGAAACAAGCAATATGTTGGACCATTCCATAAACATGAGCCCTGGGATGATTCAGAGGCACTTGATTGTTTCCAGAACGCAAAGGCAAGGTTCTGGGCGAACTATCATGGCAAGCCTTGTGACATTCCTTTGCTGGACGACCCTGATTTGTACATCGACAAGGTCGACCACCAATGCAAACTCGACCCAGAGTTGGTTGCTGAGCTGGATAGTGTAGGGCTACCATTTGAGGATGATAATTCCGCCCCGGCCACAGGATGGGCCAACGCCGGGGCAGACAATAAGTGCACCCAGAACGGATCTGGAAACTGGGATGTCTTCATAGAAAAGCCGGCTGAAGTCAATAAGTGGGACTATGAGGCCAATCTTGCACCCAACACGACTTGGGGAGGCCAGGCCAATGTAGTAACACCTGAGGCTGTTTGGGGAGGCCAATCTTCCAATAAATGGGGCAATAATAGCAACACCAGCTGGGGCGCTCCTTTGGAAAAGCCGAGCTGGCGTGACTGTAGCAAGAACCACTACACACCCAACAACTGGAACAGCAACTTTCATGGCGGACCATCCAACAACAGGTACCAGCAGCCGGAGGATCCGAGCTACACTTCTGGATCTGGAAGGAAACGGAACggcagtggcggtggtggtggcggtgggtaCTTCAAGCAAAGGAACCAGGCCGAGGGCCAGCAGCAGAGGAGCGGCGGCTGGCAGCAAGACCAAAGAGGAAGGAACAGGCAGTGGCGTCCGGTGCACAACAGAGCTCCCTAA
- the LOC136504109 gene encoding kinesin-like protein KIN-14E isoform X1, giving the protein MKSRNIRVFCWCRPLSKDETSSSKKSVVDFNGANDGEIMVTVTETTKKTFKFDRVFTPKDGQGVIYADVSPLVTSVLDGYNVCIFAYRQTGSGNTFTMEGTKRDRGVNYKSLEELFKIVNEREVTYKYDLSVSILEVYNEQIRDLLATPSSKNLEIKLDRDKSSHVPGITDAKVKDINEVWNILQTGSNARAVGSNNVNTHSSRSHCMIFIKVRAKNDLNGECTSSKLWLVDLAGSERLTKTDAQGEQLNEAKYINRSLSALRGVISALAMENSHIPYRNSKLTYLLQDSLGGNSKALMLVQISPSESDASETLMSLSFASCLRHIELGPAKKQVHSAQLQNTRQMKLSRKVRKLEKDLQNLKSKAKGDEQLCKDLQEKVKELEGRLDSKAHSQITSEKQQRLLSGKLKEKEQEHQPSIVEQKVTPIGFTIFDSAMWIVFCYCLFCQNKVLERKLKEQEHQRSA; this is encoded by the exons ATGAAATCAA GAAATATTAGGGTTTTCTGCTGGTGCCGACCCCTAAGCAAAGATGAAACGTCATCAAGTAAGAAATCTGTAGTGGATTTTAATGGAGCCAATGATGGGGAGATCATGGTCACAGTTACTGAAACTACTAAAAAGACATTCAAATTCGACAGAGTGTTCACTCCAAAGGATGGTCAAG GTGTTATATATGCTGACGTGTCTCCATTGGTCACTTCGGTCTTAGATGGCTACAATGTATGTATTTTTGCCTATAGACAGACAGGATCAGGAAATACTTTTACTATGGAAGGGACCAAAAGAGATAGGGGGGTCAATTATAAAAGTCTGGAAGAATTGTTCAAAATTGTGAATGAGAGGGAAGTCACATATAAGTATGACTTATCTGTGAGCATTCTTGAGGTGTATAATGAACAAATCAGGGACCTTCTTGCAACGCCTTCATCTAAAAA TCTGGAGATCAAGCTAGACAGAGATAAATCCTCTCATGTGCCTGGAATAACGGATGCCAAAGTCAAGGACATAAATGAGGTTTGGAACATTTTGCAAACTGGAAGCAATGCAAGGGCTGTAGGTTCAAACAACGTGAATACGCACAGCAGTCGTTCGCACTG CATGATATTTATCAAGGTGAGGGCAAAGAATGATCTGAATGGAGAATGTACAAGCAGTAAACTTTGGCTTGTAGATTTGGCTGGAAGTGAGCGCTTAACCAAGACTGATGCTCAAGGTGAACAGCTTAATGAAGCAAAGTATATTAACAGATCACTTTCTGCATTGCGTGGTGTCATTTCTGCTCTTGCTATGGAAAATAGCCATATACCCTACAG GAATTCCAAACTGACGTACTTGCTGCAAGATTCTCTAG GAGGGAACTCTAAAGCATTAATGCTTGTTCAAATTAGCCCATCAGAAAGCGATGCTTCAGAAACCTTGATGTCATTAAGTTTTGCTAGCTGTCTTCGTCATATTGAATTGGGGCCAGCAAAGAAGCAGGTTCATAGTGCCCAACTTCAAAACACCAGACAGATG AAACTAAGCAGGAAAGTCAGAAAGCTAGAAAAAGACTTACAAAATTTAAAGAGCAAAGCCAAAGGGGACGAACAACTTTGCAAGGACTTGCAAGAGAAG GTAAAAGAGCTTGAAGGCCGGTTAGATTCCAAGGCGCATTCTCAAATTACATCAGAGAAACAGCAGCGTCTGCTTTCTGGAAAACTAAAGGAGAAAGAACAAGAACATCAGCCATCAATTGTGGAACAAAAGGTGACTCCTATAGGTTTTACTATATTTGACTCTGCTATGTGGATAGTTTTTTGTTATTGTTTATTTTGTCAGAACAAAGTGCTTGAGAGGAAGTTGAAGGAACAAGAACACCAGCGATCAGCATGA
- the LOC136504109 gene encoding kinesin-like protein KIN-14E isoform X2 produces MRGNIRVFCWCRPLSKDETSSSKKSVVDFNGANDGEIMVTVTETTKKTFKFDRVFTPKDGQGVIYADVSPLVTSVLDGYNVCIFAYRQTGSGNTFTMEGTKRDRGVNYKSLEELFKIVNEREVTYKYDLSVSILEVYNEQIRDLLATPSSKNLEIKLDRDKSSHVPGITDAKVKDINEVWNILQTGSNARAVGSNNVNTHSSRSHCMIFIKVRAKNDLNGECTSSKLWLVDLAGSERLTKTDAQGEQLNEAKYINRSLSALRGVISALAMENSHIPYRNSKLTYLLQDSLGGNSKALMLVQISPSESDASETLMSLSFASCLRHIELGPAKKQVHSAQLQNTRQMKLSRKVRKLEKDLQNLKSKAKGDEQLCKDLQEKVKELEGRLDSKAHSQITSEKQQRLLSGKLKEKEQEHQPSIVEQKVTPIGFTIFDSAMWIVFCYCLFCQNKVLERKLKEQEHQRSA; encoded by the exons ATGAGGG GAAATATTAGGGTTTTCTGCTGGTGCCGACCCCTAAGCAAAGATGAAACGTCATCAAGTAAGAAATCTGTAGTGGATTTTAATGGAGCCAATGATGGGGAGATCATGGTCACAGTTACTGAAACTACTAAAAAGACATTCAAATTCGACAGAGTGTTCACTCCAAAGGATGGTCAAG GTGTTATATATGCTGACGTGTCTCCATTGGTCACTTCGGTCTTAGATGGCTACAATGTATGTATTTTTGCCTATAGACAGACAGGATCAGGAAATACTTTTACTATGGAAGGGACCAAAAGAGATAGGGGGGTCAATTATAAAAGTCTGGAAGAATTGTTCAAAATTGTGAATGAGAGGGAAGTCACATATAAGTATGACTTATCTGTGAGCATTCTTGAGGTGTATAATGAACAAATCAGGGACCTTCTTGCAACGCCTTCATCTAAAAA TCTGGAGATCAAGCTAGACAGAGATAAATCCTCTCATGTGCCTGGAATAACGGATGCCAAAGTCAAGGACATAAATGAGGTTTGGAACATTTTGCAAACTGGAAGCAATGCAAGGGCTGTAGGTTCAAACAACGTGAATACGCACAGCAGTCGTTCGCACTG CATGATATTTATCAAGGTGAGGGCAAAGAATGATCTGAATGGAGAATGTACAAGCAGTAAACTTTGGCTTGTAGATTTGGCTGGAAGTGAGCGCTTAACCAAGACTGATGCTCAAGGTGAACAGCTTAATGAAGCAAAGTATATTAACAGATCACTTTCTGCATTGCGTGGTGTCATTTCTGCTCTTGCTATGGAAAATAGCCATATACCCTACAG GAATTCCAAACTGACGTACTTGCTGCAAGATTCTCTAG GAGGGAACTCTAAAGCATTAATGCTTGTTCAAATTAGCCCATCAGAAAGCGATGCTTCAGAAACCTTGATGTCATTAAGTTTTGCTAGCTGTCTTCGTCATATTGAATTGGGGCCAGCAAAGAAGCAGGTTCATAGTGCCCAACTTCAAAACACCAGACAGATG AAACTAAGCAGGAAAGTCAGAAAGCTAGAAAAAGACTTACAAAATTTAAAGAGCAAAGCCAAAGGGGACGAACAACTTTGCAAGGACTTGCAAGAGAAG GTAAAAGAGCTTGAAGGCCGGTTAGATTCCAAGGCGCATTCTCAAATTACATCAGAGAAACAGCAGCGTCTGCTTTCTGGAAAACTAAAGGAGAAAGAACAAGAACATCAGCCATCAATTGTGGAACAAAAGGTGACTCCTATAGGTTTTACTATATTTGACTCTGCTATGTGGATAGTTTTTTGTTATTGTTTATTTTGTCAGAACAAAGTGCTTGAGAGGAAGTTGAAGGAACAAGAACACCAGCGATCAGCATGA
- the LOC136505298 gene encoding uncharacterized protein, whose translation MKDESSGSSLDDPGDPRRSSRRCASSVRLSRRSRSLPGRLPVSKPSRRTNSEPRASAVIPARLMAGSEDFEILRILANNRMSATEWSSWYPDDEVQRDVLPLVQTSVKDIDATKLKQQIERFELIVKRYVEGTEEIVEHKELMLTVFSSGMAPTVIPRGQKRNSTSVDEQDGSDEQDGSAMKRCSKSSYRSESVDMTRFLDQNEAAREIFKGPTSMKECTRKLERCGFKGQLLWNALDKLKVDLELREIFINLEDCEATGYMLHFLGDKPV comes from the exons ATGAAGGACGAATCCTCTGGTTCGTCCCTGGATGACCCTGGCGATCCGCGGAGATCCAGCCGGCGCTGTGCCTCTTCGGTGAGGCTATCTCGCCGGAGTCGGTCTTTACCCGGTCGATTGCCAG TTTCAAAACCCAGTCGACGGACCAACTCGGAGCCGCGTGCAAGCGCAGTCATTCCTGCAAG ATTGATGGCTGGATCCGAGGATTTCGAAATCCTTAGGATCCTTGCAAACAATAGGATGTCGGCAACAGAATGGTCTTCATGGTATCCTGATGACGAGGTGCAGCGTGATGTTCTGCCTTTGGTGCAAACGAGTGTAAAAGACATTGATGCCACAAAACTAAAACAACAGATTGAGAGATTTGAGTTGATAGTCAAAAGATATGTG GAAGGTACTGAAGAAATTGTGGAACATAAGGAGCTTATGCTTACTGTGTTCTCCAGTGGCATGGCCCCAACTGTCATCCCTAGAGGTCAGAAAAGAAATTCCACTTCTGTGGATGAACAGGATGGCAGTGATGAACAGGATGGCAGTGCCATGAAACGTTGCTCTAAAAGTTCTTACCGTTCCGAGAGTGTTGATATGACTAGGTTTTTGGACCAAAATGAAGCTGCTCGAGAAATTTTTAAGGGTCCTACAAGTATGAAAGAATGTACTCGTAAACTTGAGAGATGTGGTTTTAAAGGCCAGCTACTTTGGAATGCTCTCGACAAATTGAAGGTTGATTTAGAATTGCGTGAGATATTCATCAATTTGGAAGATTGTGAGGCAACAGGGTATATGTTGCATTTCCTGGGTGACAAGCCTGTTTAG
- the LOC136504109 gene encoding kinesin-like protein KIN-14E isoform X3: MVTVTETTKKTFKFDRVFTPKDGQGVIYADVSPLVTSVLDGYNVCIFAYRQTGSGNTFTMEGTKRDRGVNYKSLEELFKIVNEREVTYKYDLSVSILEVYNEQIRDLLATPSSKNLEIKLDRDKSSHVPGITDAKVKDINEVWNILQTGSNARAVGSNNVNTHSSRSHCMIFIKVRAKNDLNGECTSSKLWLVDLAGSERLTKTDAQGEQLNEAKYINRSLSALRGVISALAMENSHIPYRNSKLTYLLQDSLGGNSKALMLVQISPSESDASETLMSLSFASCLRHIELGPAKKQVHSAQLQNTRQMKLSRKVRKLEKDLQNLKSKAKGDEQLCKDLQEKVKELEGRLDSKAHSQITSEKQQRLLSGKLKEKEQEHQPSIVEQKVTPIGFTIFDSAMWIVFCYCLFCQNKVLERKLKEQEHQRSA, encoded by the exons ATGGTCACAGTTACTGAAACTACTAAAAAGACATTCAAATTCGACAGAGTGTTCACTCCAAAGGATGGTCAAG GTGTTATATATGCTGACGTGTCTCCATTGGTCACTTCGGTCTTAGATGGCTACAATGTATGTATTTTTGCCTATAGACAGACAGGATCAGGAAATACTTTTACTATGGAAGGGACCAAAAGAGATAGGGGGGTCAATTATAAAAGTCTGGAAGAATTGTTCAAAATTGTGAATGAGAGGGAAGTCACATATAAGTATGACTTATCTGTGAGCATTCTTGAGGTGTATAATGAACAAATCAGGGACCTTCTTGCAACGCCTTCATCTAAAAA TCTGGAGATCAAGCTAGACAGAGATAAATCCTCTCATGTGCCTGGAATAACGGATGCCAAAGTCAAGGACATAAATGAGGTTTGGAACATTTTGCAAACTGGAAGCAATGCAAGGGCTGTAGGTTCAAACAACGTGAATACGCACAGCAGTCGTTCGCACTG CATGATATTTATCAAGGTGAGGGCAAAGAATGATCTGAATGGAGAATGTACAAGCAGTAAACTTTGGCTTGTAGATTTGGCTGGAAGTGAGCGCTTAACCAAGACTGATGCTCAAGGTGAACAGCTTAATGAAGCAAAGTATATTAACAGATCACTTTCTGCATTGCGTGGTGTCATTTCTGCTCTTGCTATGGAAAATAGCCATATACCCTACAG GAATTCCAAACTGACGTACTTGCTGCAAGATTCTCTAG GAGGGAACTCTAAAGCATTAATGCTTGTTCAAATTAGCCCATCAGAAAGCGATGCTTCAGAAACCTTGATGTCATTAAGTTTTGCTAGCTGTCTTCGTCATATTGAATTGGGGCCAGCAAAGAAGCAGGTTCATAGTGCCCAACTTCAAAACACCAGACAGATG AAACTAAGCAGGAAAGTCAGAAAGCTAGAAAAAGACTTACAAAATTTAAAGAGCAAAGCCAAAGGGGACGAACAACTTTGCAAGGACTTGCAAGAGAAG GTAAAAGAGCTTGAAGGCCGGTTAGATTCCAAGGCGCATTCTCAAATTACATCAGAGAAACAGCAGCGTCTGCTTTCTGGAAAACTAAAGGAGAAAGAACAAGAACATCAGCCATCAATTGTGGAACAAAAGGTGACTCCTATAGGTTTTACTATATTTGACTCTGCTATGTGGATAGTTTTTTGTTATTGTTTATTTTGTCAGAACAAAGTGCTTGAGAGGAAGTTGAAGGAACAAGAACACCAGCGATCAGCATGA